A window of the Polaribacter batillariae genome harbors these coding sequences:
- a CDS encoding PadR family transcriptional regulator, giving the protein MGNQKLYKGSLQTIILKLLESNDKMYGYEITQHVKELTKGELQITEGALYPALHKLEADGLLDVEVAKVGNRLRKYYKLTESGTKETANKLEEMQEFLKTMQRLVNPKFSLE; this is encoded by the coding sequence ATGGGAAATCAAAAATTATACAAAGGATCTTTACAAACCATTATTTTAAAGTTATTAGAAAGTAACGATAAAATGTACGGTTACGAAATTACCCAACATGTAAAGGAGCTTACAAAAGGCGAATTGCAAATTACAGAAGGTGCTTTGTACCCAGCTTTGCACAAATTAGAAGCAGATGGTTTGTTAGATGTAGAGGTGGCAAAAGTGGGCAATAGGCTTCGTAAATACTACAAATTAACCGAAAGTGGCACCAAAGAAACTGCCAATAAGTTAGAAGAAATGCAAGAATTTTTAAAAACGATGCAACGTTTGGTAAATCCTAAATTTAGTTTGGAGTAA
- a CDS encoding DUF5687 family protein, with protein sequence MLSHFLNLEWKQYFRSAHWQKGIAIKIIMVFFALYFIVTFLAIGVGGYYILKKEFPEQDPLQLVNSYLLYAIFGDLIFRYLMQKLPVMNIKPMLILPIKKSKLVHYVLGKSSVSFFNFLGLFFYVPFAVVLIIEGYNTLGVLGWLFAMFLIIQSANFLNFLINKNNIALGVIVAVLLTLIGLQKFDIYNITTLGGKIFDAIYANPLYSLIFVAVLAVLYRLNFKQLFGLLYLDEAVKTKVEEAKSVDLSFTDKLGDVAPFIKNDMRLIWRNKRTKTVFLMSFLFLFYGLIFFTQKTYQEMPAMLMFAALFVTGGFALNYGQFIPAWDSAHYKMLMSQSFKYRKFLESKWILMVVMTTILYFLSFPYLYLGLDIFLMITAGAIFNIGFNSLFLLYAGSFNRKRIDLNKSGFGNTQGTSVTQFLIIIPIMGIPMLLFWLFNKFVGGNSGYIAVASIGVISLLCKNYAMNFIEKKYIKDKYVMINAFGKEA encoded by the coding sequence ATGCTTTCACATTTTTTAAATCTCGAATGGAAACAATATTTTCGTTCTGCTCACTGGCAAAAAGGAATCGCAATTAAAATAATAATGGTCTTTTTTGCCCTTTATTTTATTGTTACTTTCTTAGCCATTGGAGTTGGTGGTTACTACATTCTTAAGAAAGAGTTTCCAGAACAAGATCCATTACAATTGGTAAATTCCTATTTATTATATGCCATTTTTGGAGACCTAATATTTCGATATTTAATGCAAAAATTGCCTGTAATGAATATAAAACCAATGCTAATTTTGCCCATTAAAAAAAGCAAATTGGTGCATTATGTATTGGGGAAATCTTCGGTATCTTTTTTCAACTTTTTAGGTTTGTTTTTTTACGTGCCTTTTGCAGTTGTTTTAATAATAGAGGGTTACAATACTTTGGGGGTTTTGGGTTGGCTATTTGCAATGTTTTTAATTATACAGTCTGCAAATTTTTTAAATTTTTTAATCAATAAAAACAACATTGCCCTAGGCGTTATTGTTGCTGTTTTGCTCACTTTAATTGGCCTACAAAAATTCGATATTTACAATATTACTACTTTGGGAGGTAAAATTTTCGACGCCATTTATGCAAACCCTTTATATTCTTTAATTTTTGTTGCTGTTTTAGCGGTTTTATATCGTTTAAATTTCAAGCAATTATTTGGCCTATTATATTTAGATGAAGCTGTAAAAACAAAGGTAGAAGAAGCAAAATCTGTAGATTTATCTTTTACAGATAAGTTAGGAGATGTTGCACCATTTATAAAAAACGATATGCGCCTTATTTGGAGAAACAAAAGAACAAAAACCGTGTTTTTAATGTCGTTTCTTTTTCTTTTTTATGGATTGATTTTCTTCACACAAAAAACCTACCAAGAAATGCCAGCAATGTTAATGTTTGCAGCCTTATTTGTAACTGGAGGGTTTGCGTTAAATTATGGTCAGTTTATTCCTGCTTGGGACAGTGCACACTACAAAATGTTAATGAGCCAGAGCTTTAAATACAGAAAATTTTTAGAATCTAAGTGGATTTTAATGGTGGTAATGACAACCATTTTGTATTTTTTAAGCTTTCCGTACTTATATCTTGGACTCGATATTTTTTTAATGATTACTGCAGGAGCCATATTTAATATTGGTTTTAACTCATTGTTTTTACTATATGCAGGTTCTTTCAACAGAAAAAGAATCGATTTAAACAAAAGCGGTTTCGGAAACACACAAGGTACAAGTGTCACTCAGTTTTTAATAATTATTCCAATTATGGGAATTCCGATGTTGTTATTTTGGTTGTTCAACAAATTTGTTGGTGGTAATTCTGGGTACATAGCTGTAGCATCTATAGGCGTTATAAGTTTGCTATGTAAAAATTACGCGATGAATTTTATCGAGAAAAAATACATAAAAGACAAATATGTAATGATTAACGCATTCGGAAAAGAAGCATAA
- the fabF gene encoding beta-ketoacyl-ACP synthase II, whose amino-acid sequence MQLKRVVVTGLGALTPIGNNIEEYWNALVNGVSGAAPITYFDAAKFKTRFACELKGFNATDFIDRKEARKMDRFTQYAMVASDEAIADANLNLDEIDKLRVGVIWGAGIGGLETFQNEALNYGAGDGTPRFNPFFIPKMIADIAPGNISIKNGFMGPNYTTVSACASSANAMIDALNYIRLGTCDVIVTGGSEAAVAIAGVGGFNAMHALSTRNESPETASRPFDAERDGFVLGEGAGAMVLESYEHAKARGAKIYAEIIGGGMSSDAHHMTAPHPDGIGVIAVMKNCLENAGIKPEDVDHINTHGTSTPLGDVAELKAISEVFGDHAKTININSTKSMTGHLLGAAGAIESIASILAMKHGVVPPTINHKNVDENINPELNLTLNKAQKREIKVAISNTFGFGGHNACVAFKKLDD is encoded by the coding sequence ATGCAGTTAAAACGAGTTGTAGTCACTGGACTTGGCGCATTAACGCCAATTGGTAATAATATTGAAGAATATTGGAACGCCTTAGTTAACGGAGTTAGCGGAGCAGCACCTATCACTTACTTTGATGCTGCCAAGTTCAAAACTCGTTTTGCATGTGAATTAAAAGGGTTTAACGCGACCGATTTTATCGATAGAAAAGAAGCGCGTAAAATGGATAGATTTACGCAATATGCCATGGTAGCTTCAGACGAAGCCATTGCAGATGCGAACTTAAATCTAGACGAAATAGACAAATTACGCGTGGGCGTAATTTGGGGAGCAGGAATTGGAGGTTTAGAAACTTTCCAAAACGAGGCATTAAATTATGGAGCTGGAGATGGCACACCAAGATTTAACCCTTTCTTTATCCCAAAAATGATTGCAGATATCGCTCCAGGAAACATTTCCATTAAAAATGGATTTATGGGACCCAATTATACTACAGTTTCTGCATGTGCATCCTCTGCAAACGCGATGATAGATGCTTTAAACTACATTCGCTTAGGAACTTGCGATGTAATTGTAACTGGAGGCTCTGAAGCCGCTGTTGCAATTGCTGGTGTTGGTGGTTTTAACGCAATGCACGCTTTATCTACAAGAAACGAAAGTCCAGAAACAGCATCAAGACCTTTTGATGCAGAAAGAGATGGCTTTGTTTTAGGAGAAGGAGCAGGTGCCATGGTTTTAGAAAGCTACGAACATGCAAAAGCAAGAGGCGCAAAAATTTATGCAGAAATTATTGGAGGAGGCATGTCTTCTGATGCACATCATATGACAGCTCCACATCCGGATGGAATAGGTGTAATTGCAGTAATGAAAAACTGTTTAGAAAATGCAGGAATTAAACCAGAAGATGTAGATCATATCAATACACATGGTACTTCTACTCCTTTAGGAGATGTTGCCGAATTAAAAGCAATTTCCGAAGTCTTTGGAGATCATGCTAAGACAATCAACATAAACTCAACAAAGTCCATGACCGGTCACTTATTAGGTGCTGCAGGAGCCATTGAGTCTATTGCCTCTATTTTAGCAATGAAACATGGAGTTGTTCCACCAACCATCAACCATAAAAATGTAGATGAAAATATAAATCCAGAATTAAATTTAACACTTAACAAGGCTCAAAAAAGAGAAATAAAAGTGGCAATAAGTAATACTTTTGGATTTGGAGGACACAATGCATGCGTTGCTTTCAAGAAATTAGATGACTAA
- the trxA gene encoding thioredoxin: MMTENLTKETFLEKVFNFEENKEWKFEGKKPALIDFYADWCGPCKMLAPVLEQLSNEYEGKIDIYKIDTEAEQELSAAFGIRSIPSMLFCPADGEPQMANGALPKADLERVIAEVLKVTK; encoded by the coding sequence ATGATGACAGAAAACTTAACAAAAGAAACCTTCTTAGAAAAGGTTTTTAATTTCGAAGAAAACAAAGAATGGAAATTCGAAGGAAAAAAACCAGCATTGATCGATTTTTACGCAGATTGGTGTGGCCCTTGTAAAATGTTAGCGCCCGTTTTAGAGCAACTTTCAAACGAATACGAAGGCAAAATAGATATTTATAAAATAGATACAGAAGCAGAGCAAGAGTTATCTGCGGCTTTCGGTATTAGAAGTATTCCTTCTATGTTATTTTGCCCTGCAGATGGCGAACCACAAATGGCAAATGGCGCGTTACCAAAAGCAGATTTAGAAAGAGTTATTGCGGAGGTGTTGAAAGTGACAAAATAA
- the pyk gene encoding pyruvate kinase — MKPYKKTKIVATLGPATDTKEMLKDLAVAGVNVFRINFSHADYDNVKENVKRIREINEENGFNVAILADLQGPKLRVGVMEEDVILNNGDLFTFTTERCIGNKQKAFMTYQHFPKDVKVGEQILVDDGKLLFEVVSTDKEKEVVVKTIVGGALKSKKGVNLPNTAISLPALTEKDMEDAVFALSLHVDWMALSFVRTPEDLRMLRDLIDEHSDYRVPVIAKIEKPEAVKNIDSLIPYCDGLMVARGDLGVEIPMQEVPLIQKMLVERAKKARIPVIIATQMMETMIDNSVPTRAEVNDVANSIMDGADAVMLSGETSVGKHPLRVIQKMREIIVSVENSELIKVPHEAPHIRTNRFITKSVCHHAALMANDIEAAAISTLTNSGYTAFQISAWRPQSKILAFSSERRILGKLNLLWGVKAFYYDKNLSTDDTVVDINRISKEKNYVKEGDLMINLTSMPVEEKGMVNTLRVSEID, encoded by the coding sequence ATGAAACCATACAAAAAAACAAAAATAGTAGCCACTCTAGGTCCAGCTACAGATACTAAAGAAATGCTTAAAGACTTAGCTGTTGCTGGTGTAAATGTCTTTAGAATTAATTTCTCGCATGCAGATTACGACAACGTAAAAGAAAACGTAAAGAGAATTCGTGAAATTAACGAAGAAAACGGATTTAACGTTGCCATTTTAGCAGATTTACAAGGGCCCAAATTACGGGTTGGAGTAATGGAAGAAGACGTTATTTTAAATAATGGCGATCTTTTTACATTCACTACAGAAAGATGCATTGGAAATAAACAAAAAGCGTTTATGACTTATCAACATTTTCCAAAAGACGTAAAAGTTGGAGAACAAATTTTGGTAGATGATGGTAAATTGTTATTCGAAGTTGTATCAACAGATAAAGAAAAAGAAGTCGTTGTAAAAACAATTGTTGGGGGTGCTTTAAAGTCTAAAAAAGGAGTAAACTTACCAAACACAGCCATTTCTTTACCAGCATTAACAGAAAAAGATATGGAAGATGCTGTTTTTGCACTGAGCTTACATGTAGATTGGATGGCACTTTCTTTTGTAAGAACACCAGAAGATTTAAGAATGTTGCGAGATTTAATCGACGAACATTCCGATTATAGAGTTCCTGTAATCGCGAAAATAGAAAAACCAGAAGCTGTAAAAAATATAGATTCTTTAATTCCTTATTGCGATGGATTAATGGTTGCGCGTGGAGATTTAGGAGTCGAAATTCCAATGCAAGAAGTACCTTTAATTCAAAAAATGTTGGTCGAAAGAGCCAAAAAAGCAAGAATTCCAGTAATTATTGCGACACAAATGATGGAAACAATGATCGATAATTCTGTACCAACAAGAGCAGAGGTAAACGATGTTGCAAACTCAATTATGGATGGTGCAGATGCAGTAATGCTTTCTGGAGAAACCTCTGTAGGGAAACACCCTTTAAGAGTCATTCAAAAAATGAGAGAAATTATTGTAAGTGTAGAAAATTCAGAATTAATTAAAGTGCCACACGAAGCACCACATATTAGAACGAACAGATTTATTACAAAATCGGTTTGCCATCATGCAGCTTTAATGGCAAATGATATTGAAGCAGCAGCCATTTCTACCTTAACAAATAGTGGTTATACAGCATTTCAAATTTCTGCTTGGAGGCCACAATCTAAAATATTAGCATTTTCATCTGAAAGAAGAATTTTAGGAAAACTAAACTTACTTTGGGGTGTAAAAGCATTTTATTATGATAAAAATTTAAGTACAGACGATACAGTTGTAGATATTAATAGAATATCGAAAGAAAAAAACTATGTTAAAGAAGGCGATTTAATGATTAACCTTACCTCTATGCCAGTAGAAGAAAAAGGAATGGTAAATACCTTAAGAGTTTCTGAAATAGACTAA
- the rnc gene encoding ribonuclease III, which produces MNLFRKIVQSHKEEDAELFHELKKLLNFSPKRIERYKKAFTHRSVQKLDSYGNPINYERLEFLGDSILGAVIASYLYKKVPEGTEGYLTQMRSKIVSREHLNELGKDLNLIKCVNSNIDQANVGDNIHGNIFEALIGAIYLDKGYNFCQKFIYENVIVPYVDIEKLEGKITSYKGLIIEWCQKQKKKYIFDTYEDSGNEVVKHFSVKISIDGEQIAKGRATSKKKAEEQASKRVYYAFQDQISLD; this is translated from the coding sequence ATGAATTTATTTCGTAAAATAGTCCAATCTCATAAAGAAGAAGACGCAGAATTATTTCACGAACTAAAAAAACTACTAAATTTTTCTCCAAAGAGAATAGAAAGATATAAAAAAGCTTTCACACATAGGTCTGTCCAAAAGTTAGATAGCTATGGAAACCCTATTAACTACGAACGATTAGAATTTCTTGGAGACTCTATTTTAGGAGCCGTAATCGCATCTTATTTATACAAAAAAGTACCAGAAGGCACAGAAGGTTACTTAACGCAAATGCGCTCTAAAATTGTAAGTAGAGAACATTTAAACGAACTCGGAAAAGACCTAAACTTAATTAAGTGTGTAAACAGCAATATCGACCAAGCCAATGTTGGCGACAATATCCATGGAAATATTTTTGAAGCTTTAATTGGAGCAATTTATTTAGACAAGGGCTATAATTTTTGTCAGAAATTTATTTACGAAAATGTAATTGTACCTTATGTTGATATTGAAAAACTAGAAGGTAAAATTACAAGTTACAAAGGGTTAATTATAGAATGGTGCCAAAAGCAAAAGAAAAAATATATTTTCGATACCTACGAAGACTCTGGCAACGAAGTTGTAAAACATTTTAGCGTAAAAATAAGTATCGACGGAGAACAAATTGCAAAAGGAAGAGCCACTTCTAAGAAAAAAGCAGAAGAACAAGCATCTAAAAGGGTGTATTATGCTTTTCAAGATCAAATTTCGTTAGATTAA
- a CDS encoding ABC transporter ATP-binding protein, protein MITIDTISKKYGKAEVLNVAKIDIPTGQSFGLVGNNGAGKTTLFNILLDLIRPTTGTISNHNIVVNESEEWKNFTGSFIDESFLISYLTPEEYFSFIGDLRGMNKADVAKFLSKFDEFFNGEIVGKKKYLRDLSKGNQKKAGIVAALMGEPQVVILDEPFANLDPTTQIRLKKIIKELTENREITVLISSHDLTHVTEVCERIVVLDKGKVVKGIETSEATLKELESYFAL, encoded by the coding sequence ATGATTACAATAGATACAATTTCAAAAAAATACGGAAAAGCAGAAGTTTTAAATGTAGCAAAAATAGATATTCCAACAGGACAAAGTTTTGGTTTGGTGGGTAATAATGGCGCAGGAAAAACCACACTATTTAATATATTATTAGACTTAATTAGGCCCACAACTGGTACAATTTCGAACCATAATATTGTGGTAAACGAAAGTGAAGAATGGAAAAATTTTACAGGTTCTTTTATTGATGAATCTTTTTTAATTAGCTATTTAACACCCGAAGAATATTTTAGTTTTATTGGCGATTTACGCGGAATGAACAAAGCCGATGTTGCAAAATTCTTATCAAAATTTGATGAATTTTTCAATGGAGAAATCGTAGGAAAGAAAAAATATTTAAGAGATTTAAGTAAGGGAAATCAAAAAAAAGCAGGAATTGTTGCTGCTTTAATGGGAGAACCACAAGTGGTAATTTTAGACGAACCGTTTGCCAACTTAGATCCCACCACACAAATTAGACTAAAAAAAATCATAAAAGAACTAACCGAAAACAGAGAAATTACGGTTTTAATTTCTAGTCACGATTTAACACATGTAACAGAAGTTTGCGAGCGAATTGTGGTTTTAGACAAAGGAAAGGTGGTAAAAGGCATCGAAACTTCAGAAGCAACTTTAAAAGAATTAGAGAGTTATTTTGCTTTATAG
- a CDS encoding prolyl oligopeptidase family serine peptidase, translating into MKKILIPILFASAIVVSCKTETKTTDIKLSYPKTTKKPVIDTIFGTEVVDNYRWLEDDRSKETEAWVKEENKVTFDYLSKIPYREELKNRLSELWNYEKVSTPFKEGDYTYFYKNDGLQNQYVVYRKKGDSDAEIFLDPNTFSKDGTTSLGALSFSKDGKTVAYAISEGGSDWRKIIIMDTESKEIKEDTLVDVKFSGISWYKNEGFYYSSYDKPKGSELSAKTDQHKLYYHKLGTSQKNDPVIFGEIPSEKHRYVGGSVTEDDNYLVISASVSTSGNKLFLKDLSKPNSKLITIIDNVKSDTYVAENRGSKLYLVTNLDAPNKKVVTVDAKNPTPKNWVDFIPETENVLSLNSGAGYFFANYMVDAVSKILQYDFDGKLIREIKLPGVGSAYGFGGKTDAKELYFSFTNYSTPGSSYKFNPKDGTYESYWKPSIAFNSDNYTSKQVFYTSKDGTKIPMIITHKKGIELNGKNPTILYGYGGFNVSLTPSFSIANAVWMEQGGVYAVPNLRGGGEYGKKWHNAGTKMQKQNVFDDFIAAAEYLINEKYTSSEFLAIRGGSNGGLLVGATMTQRPDLMKVALPAVGVLDMLRYHTFTAGAGWAYDYGTAEDSKEMFDYLKGYSPVHNVKKGTKYPATLITTGDHDDRVVPAHSFKFAAELQEKQAGKNPVLIRIETNAGHGAGTPVAKTIEQYADIFGFTLYNMGFKQLPNPPKSKIKS; encoded by the coding sequence ATGAAAAAAATACTAATTCCAATTCTTTTTGCAAGTGCAATTGTGGTTTCTTGCAAAACTGAAACTAAAACTACAGATATAAAATTGAGTTATCCAAAAACAACGAAAAAACCAGTAATAGACACCATTTTCGGAACCGAAGTTGTCGATAATTACAGATGGTTAGAAGACGATAGAAGCAAAGAAACCGAAGCTTGGGTAAAGGAAGAAAACAAAGTAACTTTCGATTATTTAAGTAAAATTCCATATCGCGAAGAATTAAAAAATCGCTTATCTGAATTATGGAACTACGAAAAAGTAAGTACCCCTTTTAAGGAAGGAGATTACACTTATTTTTATAAAAATGATGGTTTACAGAACCAATATGTTGTGTATCGAAAAAAAGGAGATTCTGATGCTGAAATTTTTTTAGATCCAAACACTTTTTCTAAAGACGGCACCACTTCTTTGGGCGCTTTAAGTTTTTCTAAAGACGGAAAAACTGTTGCCTATGCTATTTCTGAAGGTGGTTCTGACTGGAGAAAAATAATTATTATGGATACAGAATCCAAAGAAATTAAAGAAGATACGTTGGTTGATGTAAAATTCTCAGGAATTTCTTGGTACAAAAACGAAGGTTTTTATTACTCTTCTTATGATAAACCTAAGGGAAGTGAATTGTCTGCAAAAACCGATCAACACAAATTATATTATCACAAATTAGGGACTTCACAAAAAAACGATCCTGTTATTTTTGGAGAAATACCTTCCGAAAAACACAGGTATGTTGGTGGTTCTGTTACAGAAGACGATAATTATTTAGTAATTTCTGCATCCGTTTCTACCTCTGGAAATAAATTGTTTTTAAAGGATTTATCGAAACCAAATAGTAAACTTATTACCATAATAGATAATGTAAAAAGTGATACGTATGTTGCAGAAAACAGAGGAAGCAAATTGTATTTAGTTACCAATTTAGATGCTCCAAACAAAAAAGTGGTTACTGTAGATGCGAAAAACCCAACTCCTAAAAATTGGGTAGATTTTATTCCTGAAACAGAAAATGTATTGAGTTTAAATTCTGGTGCTGGTTATTTCTTCGCAAATTATATGGTAGATGCAGTTTCTAAAATTTTACAATACGATTTCGATGGAAAACTAATTAGAGAGATAAAGTTACCAGGTGTTGGTTCCGCTTATGGTTTTGGTGGAAAAACTGATGCAAAAGAATTGTACTTTTCATTTACCAATTATAGCACTCCAGGTTCTTCCTATAAATTTAATCCAAAAGACGGAACGTACGAATCTTATTGGAAACCATCCATTGCTTTTAATTCAGATAATTATACAAGTAAGCAAGTTTTTTACACCTCAAAAGACGGTACAAAAATTCCAATGATTATTACGCATAAAAAAGGCATCGAATTAAACGGAAAAAACCCAACCATTTTATATGGTTATGGAGGCTTTAACGTAAGTTTAACGCCGTCTTTTAGTATTGCAAACGCTGTTTGGATGGAACAAGGTGGTGTTTATGCAGTTCCTAATTTACGTGGAGGTGGAGAATATGGTAAAAAATGGCACAATGCTGGTACCAAAATGCAAAAGCAAAATGTTTTTGACGATTTTATTGCTGCTGCAGAATATTTAATCAACGAAAAATATACTTCAAGTGAGTTTTTAGCAATTCGTGGAGGTTCTAATGGTGGTTTGCTAGTGGGTGCAACCATGACACAAAGACCCGATTTAATGAAAGTCGCTTTGCCAGCAGTAGGTGTTTTAGACATGTTGCGTTATCACACTTTTACAGCAGGCGCAGGTTGGGCTTACGATTATGGTACTGCAGAAGATAGCAAAGAAATGTTCGATTATTTAAAAGGATATTCACCCGTTCATAACGTAAAAAAAGGCACAAAATACCCAGCTACTTTAATAACTACTGGAGATCATGACGATCGTGTTGTGCCAGCACATAGCTTTAAATTCGCTGCAGAATTACAAGAAAAACAAGCTGGTAAAAACCCTGTTTTAATAAGAATTGAAACCAATGCTGGGCATGGTGCAGGAACGCCAGTTGCAAAAACGATTGAGCAATATGCAGATATTTTTGGGTTTACTTTATACAACATGGGTTTTAAACAATTGCCAAATCCGCCAAAAAGTAAAATTAAATCGTAA
- a CDS encoding IPExxxVDY family protein — translation MQIHALGLDDFCEEEYSLIGIHTALEDYKLAYLLNKNLNIRLSKSPKDLEFESDQKKGSFSLYNFSSKKYDFEWFLIANSFKRENQTEPNELLLTTETKTYLIPEKKKVDFFIKISGEVGYEYVSKTVNKIKSIEQIITSYSIDKNTLKSKDFLIF, via the coding sequence ATGCAAATTCATGCTTTAGGTTTAGACGATTTTTGTGAAGAAGAATACTCATTAATTGGTATTCATACAGCATTAGAAGATTACAAACTGGCATATTTGTTAAATAAAAATTTAAATATACGTTTGTCTAAATCGCCAAAAGATTTAGAATTTGAGAGCGACCAAAAAAAAGGATCGTTTTCTCTTTATAATTTCTCAAGCAAAAAATATGACTTTGAGTGGTTTTTAATAGCAAATAGCTTTAAAAGAGAAAACCAAACCGAACCAAACGAATTATTATTAACTACAGAAACAAAAACATATTTAATACCAGAAAAGAAAAAGGTCGACTTTTTTATTAAAATTTCTGGTGAAGTTGGGTACGAATACGTTTCAAAAACGGTAAATAAAATAAAAAGTATTGAGCAGATTATAACATCTTATTCAATAGATAAAAACACACTAAAGTCAAAAGACTTTTTAATATTTTAA